The genome window TCGAGGCGCGCGTCCTTTTCAGCGTCTTCGATCAGATTGCGTTCGGTGTCGAACTGGTAGGGCTCGCCCAGTAGTTCGGCCATGTCGATCTGGATGTACGTGCACTCCCCGTACGGCCGCTTGCCGTCGATGTAGGACAGCGGCCAGAAGTCATCCATCTCCAACACCGCGTCGATCGAGTAATCGTCGAGCGTTCTCCAGATGGTTCCCTGCAGGATCGCGAGATGCTCGGCGCGAAAATCGAAACGCCCCGACGCATCGACACCGCTTTCCGGGTAATCGAACGCATCGCGCAATTCCTCGGGGATCGCGTATTGTCCCGGCGCCAACTCGCCCACGGCCGTGACGAATTCGGGTAAGACGTGGCCGAGTTCTGCCAGCGTGCGAATGGCCAGCACGTCATCGTCGGTTTCGAGGATCGCCTTTGCAACATCGATTGTCGCGCCGTCTCCCGTCAGCGGCTGCTCGGGAACGATGGCCGGCGCGCCCGATTCGACCGGCAGCCACCCGACGCGCAACTTTCTCATCAGCGCGACGTGACGGGGCGCCAGGTCGGGATACGGCGCGTCGTCGGCAAAGACGGCGCGAAGAATGGCGTTGCGTTCAGTCGGATTGATTGACATGGGAGCCCTCGGCGTAGTGCGCACGGCCAGCGTCGGCAGCGCGACGGGATTCAATCAAAAACGAATGACGAGCCACGAAGGGCTGTCGAACTGCAAATGCGCGGGCATTACTTGCCAATACAAAACCTGCTGAAAATCACCCCCAGCAGATCATCCGAAGTGAATTCCCCGGTAATCGCATTGAGCTGCTCTTGTGCGAGCCGCAGTTCCTCGGCAAACAAATCGAGCGACTGCGCCCTCTGCTCCGCATGATCCGCCGCCTGCGCCAGATGCTCCTGCGCGGCCCGCAGCGCAATCAGATGCCGCTCGCGCGCGAGATACACCCCTTCCGCTCCCGCCTGCCACCCAGCAATCCGCAGCAACTCCGCGCGCAGCATGTCGATCCCGTCGCCGCGCTTCGCCGACAGATGCACCTCGGTCAGATCACCTTCCGCGGCCGGATGCTCGACGCACGCCGGCACACCGGTCAGATCCGTCTTGTTCAGCACGCGCACCACCGGCACGCCGCCGGGAAACCGCGCCGCGATCGTCTCGTCATCCGCCGTCATCCCGGTGCGCGAATCCAGCAGGTGCAGCACGACATCCGCCCGCTCGATCTCGCTCCACGTGCGCGCAATGCCGATGCGCTCGACCTCGTCCTCCGTCTCGCGCAACCCGGCCGTATCGATGATGTGCAGCGGAATTCCTTCGACCTGGATCGTCTGCGCGACCTTGTCGCGCGTCGTGCCCGCGATCGGCGTGACGATCGCCAGCTCCGCGCCAGCCAGCGCATTCAGCAACGACGACTTGCCGACGTTCGGCTGCCCCGCCAGCACGACCGACAGCCCTTCGCGCAGCAGCGCCCCCTGCCGCGCATCACCCAGCACGTGCGCGAGCTGCGCGCGGATCTTCGCGAGCTTGCCGCGCGCGTCGGCCGCCTCCAGGAAATCGATCTCTTCTTCCGGAAAATCGAGCGTCGCCTCGACCAGCATCCGCAGCGTGATCACATCGTCGACGAGCGCATGGATCTGCCGCGAGAACGCGCCGTCGAGCGAACGCCCGGCCGAACGCGCGGCGGCTTCGGTGCTCGCCTCGATCAGGTCGGCAACGGCCTCGGCCTGCGCGAGGTCGAGCTTGTCGTTCAGGAACGCACGCCGCGTGAATTCGCCGGGCTCCGCGAGCCGCAGCCCGAAACCGCGCCCCGCATCCAGGCAGCGCTGCAGCAGCAGTTGCATCACGATCGGCCCGCCGTGCCCCTGCAGCTCGAGCACGTGCTCGCCGGTGTACGAATGCGGCGCCGGGAAGTACAGCGCGATCCCGCGGTCGAGCGGCGCGCCGTGCTCGTCGAGGAACGGCACGTAGCTCGCGTGGCGCGGGGCGAGCTTCTGCCCGCACAACGCGTCGATCAGCGGCAACGCGGCCGCCTCGCCGCCGCGCCCGAACGACACGCGGACGACCCCGATGCCACCCCGGCCGGCAGCAGTGGCAATGGCGACGATCGGATCGGAATCGGTAGCGAGCATGGGAATCGGATAGATGGGATGAATCGGGTGATCAGTGAATATGGTGCGCCCGCGCAACACTTCGGGAATCGGAACGCCGGCATTGTAGCGTGCCGGCACATACGTCACCGGCCGCCGCGCAGGATTCGGACACGCTCGAATTTATCCCGCCGGGGATAA of Burkholderia sp. HI2500 contains these proteins:
- the mnmE gene encoding tRNA uridine-5-carboxymethylaminomethyl(34) synthesis GTPase MnmE translates to MLATDSDPIVAIATAAGRGGIGVVRVSFGRGGEAAALPLIDALCGQKLAPRHASYVPFLDEHGAPLDRGIALYFPAPHSYTGEHVLELQGHGGPIVMQLLLQRCLDAGRGFGLRLAEPGEFTRRAFLNDKLDLAQAEAVADLIEASTEAAARSAGRSLDGAFSRQIHALVDDVITLRMLVEATLDFPEEEIDFLEAADARGKLAKIRAQLAHVLGDARQGALLREGLSVVLAGQPNVGKSSLLNALAGAELAIVTPIAGTTRDKVAQTIQVEGIPLHIIDTAGLRETEDEVERIGIARTWSEIERADVVLHLLDSRTGMTADDETIAARFPGGVPVVRVLNKTDLTGVPACVEHPAAEGDLTEVHLSAKRGDGIDMLRAELLRIAGWQAGAEGVYLARERHLIALRAAQEHLAQAADHAEQRAQSLDLFAEELRLAQEQLNAITGEFTSDDLLGVIFSRFCIGK